One genomic region from Bufo bufo chromosome 3, aBufBuf1.1, whole genome shotgun sequence encodes:
- the COMMD6 gene encoding COMM domain-containing protein 6: MATGGMYVLSGAGFEKSSELIKLLPPDLFAELCQQSIQHLQCLNTGVDQALLCQRFQAAGVDTNVDEVRNVLNAVNHLFSAAAKHRLSTDALLNTAVSHFKLPKQTLQVIRHVWNEEGKKLSDTECSRGLLPATQLTDFQWKIGMAASSDSCRSLNHPYVTVELKVADHSGQVQSKVFEMTIPEFQNFSKQFKEMSAALENV; the protein is encoded by the exons ATGGCCACTGGAGGGATGTATGTGCTGTCAGGAGCTG GATTTGAGAAATCGAGTGAGTTGATAAAATTGCTGCCTCCTGACTTGTTTGCTGAACTG TGCCAGCAAAGCATTCAGCATCTGCAATGTCTGAACACCGGTGTAGACCAAGCACTACTTTGTCAG AGGTTTCAAGCTGCGGGAGTGGACACCAACGTGGATGAAGTTAGAAATGTTCTAAATGCAGTGAACCATCTCTTCAG TGCTGCTGCAAAGCACAGACTGTCCACAGATGCATTGCTGAACACTGCTGTAAGTCATTTCAAACTTCCCAAGCAGACTCTGCAGGTTATTCGCCATGTGTGGAATGAAGAGGGGAAAAAGCTGTCCGACACTGAATGTTCCAGAGGCTTATTACCAGCTACACAG CTTACTGATTTTCAGTGGAAAATTGGAATGGCCGCCAGTTCAGACAGCTGCAGATCCCTTAACCACCCTTATGTCACTGTGGAATTGAAAGTAGCAGACCATTCTGGCCAGGTCCAAAGCAAAGTCTTTGAAATGACGATTCCAGAGTTTCAG